In one Paraburkholderia azotifigens genomic region, the following are encoded:
- a CDS encoding nitrate reductase subunit alpha, whose product MSHFLDRLRYFTTARPQFSDGHGAVTDEDRKWEDAYRQRWQHDKIVRSTHGVNCTGSCSWKIYVKGGIVTWETQQTDYPRTRPDMPNHEPRGCSRGASYSWYLYSANRLKYPLVRSALIKLWRERRQSMEPVQAWQSIVDDDAARRSYQSRRGLGGFIRSTWDEVNEIVAAANVYTVRRHGPDRVVGFSPIPAMSMVSYAAGSRYLSLIGGVCLSFYDWYCDLPPASPQTWGEQTDVPESADWYNSTFIMMWGSNVPQTRTPDAHFMTEVRYKGTKIVSIFPDYAEGAKFGDIWLHPKQGTDAALALAMGHVILKEFHLAGKSDYFIDYCRRFTDMPCLVRLVARGDRYVPERLVRASDFDDALGQANNPDWKTVVIDTASNEAVVPMGSAGFRWGQKEGEDKGKWNLKQQAASGASIEPRLSLVDAHDEVADVLFPYFGNIQHPHFNHTSHASELSRKIGVRRIATRNGDMLVATVYDLYVANYGLDQGLGGEHIAASYDDDLPYTPAWQEAITGVKRADVINVARQFAENAHKTQGKSMVIIGAGINHWFHMDMSYRAIINMLIMCGCIGKSGGGWSHYVGQEKLRPQTGWTALAFALDWNRPPRQMNSTSFFYAHTDQWRYDPMDPTALLSPLAEKKQFHGAPIDYNVRAERMGWLPSAPQLDANPLDVGRALSDPAQAGATIARDLKAGSLRMACEDPDSPTNFPRNLFVWRSNLLGSSGKGHEYFLKHLLGTTNGVQGEEVVKSGHPRPEEITWHNEAPRGKLDLLVTLDFRMSTTCMYSDVVLPTATWYEKDDMNTSDMHPFIHPLSAAVDPAWQSKSDWEIFKGIAKRFSELSVGHLGVERDVVLAPIAHDSPAELAQPFDVRDWKQGECEPVPGKTMPSVIVVERDYPATYDRFTSLGPLMDKLGNGGKGIAWDTKDEVALLGELNYRVANGDARSKATGTEGRPRIDTALDAAEVILSLAPETNGAVAVKAWQAVSSLTGIEHAHLADARADEKIRFRDIQAQPRKIISSPTWSGIESEHVSYNAGYTNVHELIPWRTLSGRQQLYQDHVWMRAFGESLCVYKPPIETGNYEKMLGARSNGNPEIVLNFITPHQKWGIHSTYTDNLLMLTLSRGGPIVWMSEHDAHSIGVTDNDWIECYNANGALCARAVVSQRIPHGMVMMYHAQEKIVNTPGSEITGTRGGIHNSVTRVALKPTHMIGGYAQLAYGFNYYGTVGSNRDEFLIVRKMKHIDWLDDAPADPVNPATEHKQRQGETP is encoded by the coding sequence GCCTCAAGTATCCGCTCGTGCGCAGTGCGCTGATCAAGCTCTGGCGCGAAAGGCGTCAGTCGATGGAGCCCGTGCAGGCCTGGCAGTCGATCGTCGACGACGACGCGGCGCGCCGCAGCTATCAGAGCCGGCGCGGACTCGGCGGGTTCATTCGTTCGACATGGGACGAGGTCAACGAGATCGTCGCCGCCGCCAACGTTTACACCGTCAGGCGTCATGGGCCCGACCGCGTAGTGGGCTTCTCGCCGATCCCCGCGATGTCGATGGTGTCGTATGCCGCGGGCTCGCGTTATCTGTCGCTGATCGGCGGCGTGTGCCTGAGCTTTTACGACTGGTATTGCGATCTTCCGCCCGCGTCCCCGCAAACGTGGGGCGAGCAAACCGACGTGCCCGAATCCGCCGACTGGTACAACTCCACGTTCATCATGATGTGGGGCTCCAATGTGCCGCAGACCCGCACGCCCGACGCGCACTTCATGACCGAGGTGCGCTACAAGGGCACGAAGATCGTCTCGATCTTTCCCGACTACGCGGAGGGTGCGAAGTTCGGCGACATCTGGCTGCATCCGAAGCAAGGCACCGACGCGGCGCTCGCGCTCGCAATGGGTCACGTGATCCTCAAGGAATTTCACCTCGCGGGCAAGAGCGATTACTTCATCGACTATTGCCGCCGCTTCACCGACATGCCGTGCCTCGTGCGCCTCGTCGCGCGCGGCGACCGCTATGTGCCCGAGCGTCTCGTGCGCGCATCGGATTTCGACGATGCACTGGGTCAGGCCAACAACCCCGATTGGAAGACGGTTGTGATCGACACCGCCAGCAATGAAGCCGTCGTGCCCATGGGCTCGGCGGGATTCCGCTGGGGACAAAAGGAAGGCGAGGACAAGGGCAAATGGAATCTGAAGCAGCAAGCGGCTTCGGGCGCCTCCATCGAGCCGCGGCTCTCGCTCGTCGATGCCCACGACGAAGTCGCCGACGTGCTGTTCCCGTACTTCGGCAATATCCAGCATCCGCATTTCAATCACACGTCGCATGCTTCGGAACTGTCGCGCAAGATCGGCGTGCGACGCATCGCGACGCGTAACGGCGACATGCTGGTCGCCACCGTCTATGACCTCTACGTCGCGAACTATGGTCTCGATCAAGGCCTCGGCGGCGAGCACATCGCCGCGAGCTACGACGACGATCTGCCCTACACGCCCGCATGGCAGGAAGCGATCACGGGCGTCAAGCGCGCCGACGTGATCAACGTCGCGCGGCAGTTCGCGGAGAACGCACACAAGACGCAGGGCAAGTCGATGGTGATCATCGGCGCGGGCATCAACCACTGGTTCCATATGGACATGTCGTACCGCGCGATCATCAACATGCTGATCATGTGCGGCTGCATCGGCAAGTCGGGTGGCGGATGGTCGCATTACGTGGGTCAGGAGAAGCTGCGTCCGCAGACGGGCTGGACCGCGCTAGCTTTCGCGCTCGACTGGAACCGTCCGCCGCGCCAGATGAACTCCACCTCGTTCTTCTACGCGCACACGGACCAGTGGCGCTACGACCCGATGGATCCGACCGCCCTGCTGTCGCCGCTCGCTGAGAAAAAGCAGTTTCACGGCGCGCCCATCGACTACAACGTGCGCGCCGAACGCATGGGCTGGCTGCCGTCGGCGCCGCAACTCGACGCCAATCCGCTCGACGTCGGCCGCGCGCTGAGCGATCCCGCTCAAGCGGGCGCCACCATCGCACGTGATCTGAAAGCGGGCAGTCTTCGCATGGCCTGCGAAGACCCCGACAGCCCGACGAACTTCCCGCGCAATCTGTTCGTGTGGCGCTCCAACCTGCTCGGCTCGTCGGGCAAAGGCCACGAGTACTTCCTCAAGCATCTGCTCGGCACCACGAACGGCGTGCAAGGCGAGGAGGTGGTCAAGTCGGGGCATCCGCGCCCCGAGGAGATCACGTGGCATAACGAAGCGCCGCGCGGCAAACTCGATCTGCTCGTCACGCTCGACTTCCGCATGTCGACCACCTGCATGTACTCCGACGTCGTGCTGCCCACGGCAACGTGGTACGAGAAGGACGACATGAACACGTCGGACATGCATCCGTTCATTCATCCCCTATCGGCAGCCGTCGATCCCGCGTGGCAGTCGAAGAGCGACTGGGAAATCTTCAAGGGCATCGCGAAGCGCTTTTCCGAACTGAGCGTCGGGCATCTCGGTGTAGAACGCGATGTCGTGCTCGCGCCGATTGCGCACGACAGTCCCGCCGAACTCGCGCAGCCGTTCGACGTGCGCGACTGGAAACAGGGCGAATGCGAGCCGGTGCCCGGCAAGACGATGCCTTCCGTGATCGTCGTCGAGCGCGACTATCCCGCCACGTATGACCGTTTCACGTCGCTGGGACCGCTGATGGACAAGCTCGGCAACGGCGGTAAAGGCATTGCGTGGGATACGAAAGACGAAGTCGCACTGCTCGGCGAGCTGAACTATCGCGTCGCGAATGGTGACGCGCGTTCGAAAGCCACTGGCACGGAAGGACGCCCGCGCATCGACACGGCGCTCGATGCCGCCGAAGTCATCCTGTCGCTCGCGCCCGAAACCAACGGCGCTGTCGCGGTGAAGGCATGGCAGGCGGTGTCGTCGTTGACGGGCATCGAGCACGCGCATCTCGCCGACGCGCGCGCGGACGAGAAAATCCGCTTTCGCGACATTCAGGCGCAGCCGCGCAAGATCATCTCTTCGCCGACATGGAGCGGCATCGAGTCCGAGCACGTGTCGTACAACGCGGGCTATACCAACGTGCACGAACTGATTCCGTGGCGCACCCTCAGCGGTCGCCAGCAGCTCTATCAGGATCATGTGTGGATGCGCGCATTCGGCGAATCGCTATGCGTCTACAAGCCGCCTATCGAAACGGGCAACTACGAGAAGATGCTCGGCGCGCGCTCGAACGGCAACCCGGAGATCGTGCTGAATTTCATCACGCCGCATCAGAAATGGGGCATCCATAGCACATACACCGACAATCTGCTGATGCTCACGTTGTCACGCGGCGGCCCGATCGTGTGGATGTCGGAACACGACGCGCACAGCATCGGGGTGACGGACAACGACTGGATCGAGTGCTACAACGCGAACGGCGCGCTATGCGCGCGCGCCGTCGTCAGCCAGCGCATTCCGCACGGCATGGTGATGATGTATCACGCGCAGGAAAAGATCGTGAACACGCCGGGCTCCGAAATCACGGGCACGCGCGGCGGCATTCACAACTCGGTCACGCGCGTCGCGCTGAAACCGACGCATATGATCGGCGGCTATGCGCAGCTCGCGTATGGCTTCAATTACTACGGCACGGTCGGCTCGAACCGCGACGAATTCCTGATCGTGCGCAAGATGAAACATATCGACTGGCTCGACGATGCGCCTGCCGATCCCGTCAATCCCGCCACCGAACACAAGCAGCGTCAAGGAGAAACCCCATGA